TCAATATCAAAACCTCTTTCTGTTGTATGGATAATGTTACTATATAACAAAAAAAGCCAATAAAGGAAAGGTTGAAAAAGATGGGTAAATCGAATTCTAAGAAAAAGAACAGAAAGAAAATAGTCCTGATATGTTTCGGAACGCTAGCCATCATCGTACTACTCATGCCGATCCTATCACCGGTTCTGTTTACGGATGCTTCGCCGAGAGGTGCTCTAAGACACGAACTTTATAAAGAAGGCTATTTCTATCAAAGTTACTTTGCAATCATTACGGAACAAGATCCGCAAGCGGAGCGTTACAACATGTTTTGGTTTGATTGGAAAAGTGAAACGGGCGGAACTCCTTTTGTCTGTTATTCGAAGAAAGTGAGTGAAGAAAAGTACGCGGTCTCTTGTGGTACAGGTCCATGACCTGATTTTTCGGATAAGAATCTTACATAAGAAAAGTGAATACATCATGCGAAATAGGAGTGCAGGCTGGTGCGATGGATGCGTACATAGTTTTGCACTCCTTTTGTAAAAAAGAAGATATAAAAGAAAAAATCATACATAGAAAATTTTTCAATGAAACTTAATAAAGGAAAATATCGTAATTATTAGTTGTATAATAACTTCATGAAACAAACATATTCAAAGAATACAAGTGTCGGAGGAGACGTTGATGGTGGTACCGTTTCTTGGACTTGGTGTCGGGATGTTCTTGTTGACGTTAGGCATCTATTTCATCCGCTCAAAGCATGCGAAAAAGACACCGTTAGCGGGACACGGGGATAGCGTCGACACGGTAGATTCATTCGTACTCAGTATCATTCTGTCAATTGGCGTCATCCTATTTTGTTCGTTGACCGTCAGACATTACGGTTACATCTGTGTCTTAGGTGGACTGTTCATACTATACACTGTCAGCGCAGCATGGTGAGACCCATAGGAATGTAGAAGGTAAGATAAAAGGAGCACAAATCATGATTCAATTAGTAAAACAAATCGGCGATCGTGTGCATCACATCGTCTTTCACCAAGAGGGGCGCACTTTATTCTGCCGGGAAGGTGTTGCCCAAAAAGAGCAGGCAATCGATAGCGAGGATATGATGGAAACGAATGAAGAGTCCGCAACGAAGCGGATTGTTTTCAAGAATCCGTTCCTCGCTTATCGTTAGAAAAAAACATGGATACGTGAAAAATTAGACGATGGCTACATCCGTTCACCTTTTGCTTTGTATAAAGAAATGGATTTTCGAACCGACAGACGCATCATAAGTTGCGTATTTTAAGCGTTCTATTGATCTTGTTGAGTGGATTACTGACGCTGACAGGTAGCTTACCGATTCCAGGATATGTGACATTCGTTGTTCTGACTCTGTTCTGGCCGCGTGATCTCGAAAGAAAATCAGCACGTGCTCGCTTCTATCGTTGGTCTGGTGGACTCTTCTTATTCGCCTTAGCGGGCTCATCAAAAAACTATCTATCACCAATCAATCTCTCGATTAACGGAGCGGTCTATCTCATCTCAGGATTTATTCTCCTGTTGTATGCGTCAGAACAATTACAGGAACTTGCGACGAAAGGAATCACATATCATGACGAATCAACAAACGAAGGTGATTGAACTCAAGCGCGACAATGGTCAAGCGACCGACTATTGGGTCAGTTACCGGATGGGGCGCACGCTGTATCAGGTATCCGTGCAAGAGCAAGCGGATGGTCAAACGGATGAAGGGGAGGTCGTCAAAGAACGTTTTCCGTTTTATTTCGGGATGAAGAAACGAATGCTTGAGTTAGCGGAAGCGAAAGAAGCACTTGGTTTTCGACCGTTGACTGAAGCGGAGAAAGCAGCGCCCGTCATCGAGGAAGAGGAAGCGCAGCTCGATCCTGCTTTCTTTAAGCCTGCGATCCGATACGCTTGGTTGATGCTCGGTCTCGGCATTCTTCTTTTCCTTCTTCCTTCGCCAATCTTGAACGGACTCGCGTTTGGGCTTGGCTTATACATCTGGTATGAGACGTTCGGACAGCCGGGAATGCCGCGCAGCTATCAAAGATATTTCCACGGGATGCTCGCGGGATTGACGATCTTACAGGTACTATCAGCGTTAGAGTTCGAGCGCGTCGCGCAACCGTACTATGCGACGAATTGTGTGATTTCCGCGATTGTACTAGTGCTGCTCGTCGTTCAGCACCGCTTGAAAGAGACCGATCAAATCGGTCAGGAGGAAAGTATTCGGGTTAGGAAAATGAAAGACATCGATCTCGATCATTTAGATGATTGAACACGAGTAAATAGGAATCGTTGGATGAACGAAAGCAGGCAGAGATTCGCCTGCTTTTTTCTTTGTGTTGAAACAACTCTATTTGTTTAGTAAAATGGGTTCACATTTTACTACTGTTCAGAGGAGTGAGGAAACATGGCAAGTATTCGAGAGGTAGCAAAATTAGCTGGTGTGTCGATTGCGACGGTTTCGCGTGTGTTGAATGCAGATGAAAAGTTATCAGTCAGTCCAGAAACCAGAGATAAGGTGTTGCAGACGGCAAAAAAACTGAACTATAGTCCACGGCAAAAAAAATCGTATAATCAGCGGATTGCGACCGTTGGCTTAGTGACGACAGTCAACGAAATACAAGAAATCGATGATCCTTATTTCAGGTCGATTCGTCGCGGCATCGAAAGTGAAGCGGAACGCCAAAAAGTAAGTGTCAACAAGGTCATTCGTTTATCTGAGAAAAAGGCGGACCTTGAAGGATTAAATCATTTAGGCGCGATTTTAGTACTAGGTACCGTCGCACCAGATATGTTAGAAGTCTTATATCAAAAAAATCCGAACATCATCGTGATTGACGATTCCCAAGCAGATGCGCGGTTTGATGCCGTCTATTCTGACTTTAAAAGTGCGACGATTGCGAGTCTTGAGCACTTTTATGCGCTCGGTCATCGGCAGATCGCGTTCATCGGTGGTCATCGTGTCATCATGAATCAGCACGGCGAGTCGTTCATGAGTGAGGAAGAGGATCGATATCAGACGTACGTCTCTTGGATGAAGCAAAAAGAGTTGTCTGAACATATACACGGGTTGCTCGGAGAATGGAAAACACTCGAAGGACTTCGGTTAGGGGAGCAACTGACTGAACATCAGGATGTCACCGCGGTACTCGTCGCCAGTGATCCGCTGGCAGTCGGTGTGTACCGGGCATTCCAGCGAAACGGTCATCAGATACCGGAAGACATCTCCATCTCGAGCTTTGATGATATCGAAATCGCCGAATTTTTAACACCTTCCTTAACGACAGTGAAGGTCGAAACAGAAGAGCTAGGAAAGTTCGCCATCAAAATGGCTTTGGAACGAATTCGTGGCGAACGTCATCTGCCCATCCGCCTCATGATTCCCGCACAACTGATAAAACGAGAAAGTGTATCTCCTAAAAATTGAAAATAGTGTTGACAAAGTGTTTACTAAACTTTAAGTTATAGATATGTTTAGTAAACGCTTTTTTATTTTGTCCCAAAATGAAAGCGTCATCAATTGAGGGGGTTGGGTTTTGGAACTGATTCATGTTAACGAAACAGAAGGTATATTTCACTTAACAAATCGTCATTACAGCTATATCCTTCGTATCGAAGAAGGACATGTCGTCGCCCAGGAGTATTTTGGTCAGCCAATCAAAACGTATCATGGAGCGCGAAAATACCCACGGATTGATCGATCGTTTTCACCTAACTTTCCGGATGCTACGGATCGATTGTTCTCGCTCGATACGCTCCTGCAAGAGTATCCCGGTTATGGGACGGGGGATTATCGTTCACCAGCGCAACAGATCAAACACGAAGATGGGTCAGATGTAACAGACTTTCGCTATCGCTCATATGAGCGAATCAACGGAAAGCCGAAGCTGGATGGTCTTCCCGCCACCTATATCGAATTGGAGGAAGAGGCGGAGACGCTCGTCTTGATATTAGAAGATGCAAAGGAAGAACTCGAGTTGCATCTAGCATATACCGTCTTTCGGGATCGACCGATCTTATCGCGATCCGTCCAGGTGCATAACGTCGGTACGAAAGCACATGACATCCAAAAACTGATGAGTCTGTCACTGGATCTCCCGTCCCAACAATTAGAATGTCTGACGTTGAATGGTACGTGGGGACGTGAGCGGATGATGGAACGAGAGACGATCACACGAGGCATCAAGGTGTTTGACAGTAAACGTGGTTCGAGTAGTCACCAAATGAATCCGTTTCTCGCGATCGTCTCACCAGAGGCGACGGAGTACAGCGGAGAAGTCGTCGGATTCAGCTTGGTCTATAGCGGGAGTCATCAAATGACGATTGAGAAGGACCCCTATGGACAGACGCGGATTCAACTCGGGATCAATCCATTCGGTTTCCAGTGGCAACTGAATCCAGGTGAATGTTTTCAAACGCCCGAAGTCAACATCTCTTACAGCCAACACGGCATGATGCAAATGTCGCAAGCCTTTCACGCGCTGTATCGCGAGCGCTTGGCACGCGGGAAGTTCCGGGACGCTGATCGACCGGTTCTGATCAATAACTGGGAAGCGACGTACTTTGACTTTGGTGAAACGAAAATCAAGCAAATCATGGAGGAGAGCGCTTCTCTTGGCATCGAATTGTTCGTGCTGGATGACGGCTGGTTCGGACGACGAGATGACGATTACTCCTCACTCGGAGATTGGTTCGAATATCAAGAAAAGATACCGAACGGACTGAAACATCTTGCGGGTCATGCCCATGCTCAAGGGATGCAATTCGGGTTATGGTTCGAGCCGGAAATGATTTCGAAGAATAGCCAACTTTTCAGAGACCATCCGGACTGGACGATTCATATTCCAGGTCGTGGACGATCCAAAGGACGAGACCAGTACGTCCTGGATTTCAGTCGAAAAGAGGTGCGAGACAATATCATCGAACAGATGACAGCTGTACTTGACGCAGTCGAGATTGATTACATCAAATGGGACTTCAATCGGAACGTCACGGAAGTCTTTTCGACCGCGTTGCCGAGCGAGTTGCAAGGCGAACTGCTGCATCGCTATGTGCTCGGACTCTACGAAGTACTAGAGTTCTTGACTGCACGTTATCCGAATATCCTGTTCGAAAGTTGTTCCGGTGGCGGCGGTCGATTTGATCCCGGGATGTTGTATTACATGCCGCAAACATGGACGAGTGACAACACGGACGCCGTCGCGCGTCTGAAGATTCAGCACGGTACGAGCATGGTCTATCCGATCTCGTCGATGGGCGCACACGTCTCTGCGGTCCCGAATCATCAAACGCATCGCAAGACTCGTCTTGCGATGCGAGGTCACGTTGCGATGGCGGGTGTATTCGGATATGAACTTGATGCGACACGGTTGTCGGAACAGGAGAAGGCGATCGTCAAACAGCAAATCGCGTTTTACAAAACGCATCGGCGTACGCTCCAATACGGAACGTTTTATCGGTTGGAGAGTGCGTTCACGAGCAATCATCCAGCTTGGATGTT
This region of Exiguobacterium acetylicum DSM 20416 genomic DNA includes:
- a CDS encoding LacI family DNA-binding transcriptional regulator, yielding MASIREVAKLAGVSIATVSRVLNADEKLSVSPETRDKVLQTAKKLNYSPRQKKSYNQRIATVGLVTTVNEIQEIDDPYFRSIRRGIESEAERQKVSVNKVIRLSEKKADLEGLNHLGAILVLGTVAPDMLEVLYQKNPNIIVIDDSQADARFDAVYSDFKSATIASLEHFYALGHRQIAFIGGHRVIMNQHGESFMSEEEDRYQTYVSWMKQKELSEHIHGLLGEWKTLEGLRLGEQLTEHQDVTAVLVASDPLAVGVYRAFQRNGHQIPEDISISSFDDIEIAEFLTPSLTTVKVETEELGKFAIKMALERIRGERHLPIRLMIPAQLIKRESVSPKN
- a CDS encoding alpha-galactosidase; the encoded protein is MIHVNETEGIFHLTNRHYSYILRIEEGHVVAQEYFGQPIKTYHGARKYPRIDRSFSPNFPDATDRLFSLDTLLQEYPGYGTGDYRSPAQQIKHEDGSDVTDFRYRSYERINGKPKLDGLPATYIELEEEAETLVLILEDAKEELELHLAYTVFRDRPILSRSVQVHNVGTKAHDIQKLMSLSLDLPSQQLECLTLNGTWGRERMMERETITRGIKVFDSKRGSSSHQMNPFLAIVSPEATEYSGEVVGFSLVYSGSHQMTIEKDPYGQTRIQLGINPFGFQWQLNPGECFQTPEVNISYSQHGMMQMSQAFHALYRERLARGKFRDADRPVLINNWEATYFDFGETKIKQIMEESASLGIELFVLDDGWFGRRDDDYSSLGDWFEYQEKIPNGLKHLAGHAHAQGMQFGLWFEPEMISKNSQLFRDHPDWTIHIPGRGRSKGRDQYVLDFSRKEVRDNIIEQMTAVLDAVEIDYIKWDFNRNVTEVFSTALPSELQGELLHRYVLGLYEVLEFLTARYPNILFESCSGGGGRFDPGMLYYMPQTWTSDNTDAVARLKIQHGTSMVYPISSMGAHVSAVPNHQTHRKTRLAMRGHVAMAGVFGYELDATRLSEQEKAIVKQQIAFYKTHRRTLQYGTFYRLESAFTSNHPAWMFVSQKQDEIIVCDVTILSEAAAPIRTLKLSGLDPQAIYELEGVRYGGDELMYVGLYVPPTVNGDFDSRLYVLKKIQEHSGGNHDE